In the genome of Xiphias gladius isolate SHS-SW01 ecotype Sanya breed wild chromosome 18, ASM1685928v1, whole genome shotgun sequence, the window GTCTTTGAAGAGATTACTGGTTGCTCCTTTGCTCCTTACCGAGTTAGCCTCTTGGCGTTAATCCTGCTTCGTGGCTCCTGTTGCTTGGAAACTCAACTGGCAGATGTTGTGTCGTAGCCGCTGGCACTAAAtgaaatttgttaatttttggtTCATCCTAGACATGCTCTCATAAAGCTGCTTTGAGAGCAAGATTGCAGAGCAGCAGTCTACTCTGAACAGGCCTGCAGAGAATatagcagaaaagaaaagagctgtTGATGCCCCTGCAGCCGGGTTGAAGAAAAGAGGGATCAAAGGGAGCactgggttgttgttttttcttttgacctAGTGAAATCATGGGCCATAGGCCACACAGTGACCAGTGGTAGCTGGTTGTTGGGTCCATGGGCGGaattcatgtgtatgtgtgaggcCTGAGGAATTCTAGGATGTTGAGTTCAGTTTAaatcacacaacaaaagaaatcaTCTGTAGAGACCCAGGAGGCTGTACATACTTAAACATTAACTAATAATATGAAGTGATACAATACATGCGCGTGCATGTCAATCAAACTGTGAGCTTGGAATATCACAgccattaaaattaaaacacaaatacacagcaaaatGTTGAAGATTCAATTGAGTGTTCTCAAAGCAGTTTTACTACagttcaaacagttttttttaattctttgcaAGTGTGAGCAGCACTTGCATTTCTTTTCTGCGGTGCATTATGGAGAAATAGTGTCCATCAGcagcacactcaaaaatcaagcATTTTTTTAGTATGCATAGTGGCTTTCGAGCCATGGCAGTATTGTGGTTCAAGGGATGGCAGTGTTAGTCtgccactttggttcagactgatATATCTCAACTATCAGATAAATTACCATTTAATTTTGTACGGACATTCATGGCCACCATGAGgtttacatttgttgttttagggaactatctcagcaactattggatagaCTGACATGCAATTTGGTACGCACATTCATGTCTCATGTAACTTTTTATCTAGAGctgtcaggtcaaaatttaaatttctcaaTACCTaagtttatgacaaaatacctttttaaaactaatgacattcatatgagcctcagctgtacaCTGTGCTTAGCACTAACTTGCATATATCAGCATGGTAATATATTAAATCAAGATGGTGAACGTGGTAACAATTATACCTGCTAGACACCAGCCTGTTAGCGGTGTGACttagcatgttggcatgctgacgttagcatttagcccaaaTACTGCTGTGCCtgagtgcagcctcacagagcctattatggctgtagactctttgtTACTCTCttacatctttttcttcttatcttttacctcttttaccttttttcttctATGGACCACATGTCTGCAAAGATGAACCGACTAAACGATTCAAAGTTTGAAATAATTCAGTATAATACAAGATCAAAAAAGAATAGTGAAACTAGATTGGCACACAGTAGAAagcatacctccaccaaggcaaatgtcaaacatacaccagacttcagagaaaaaaattcaaattgaaagTAAATGATCCTGAGCTTTctcaaaatttaatgggttgttttgtgcaaatcggttcagtactttagcataatcctgctgacaaataaacagacacaggcGAAAACCTAACCCTCTTGCAGAGGTAACAATTGGTGAAAGAGTTAGTGTGTTGTCAACATCAGCaagttagcattgtcattgtgagcatgttagcctGCTAATTTTAGCATGTAGCTCAAAGGACTGCTATGCCAAAATAACTCCTCTCAGAggtgctagcatggctgtgtaCTTTTGAGTGGACACAGTGCATACTCAAACCCTGCTtagaattagtatgtagtaCAGAGTAAAGCACAGCACTGACGAAATGACACTTAACAGCATGTTtgttaaacaaattaaaaaaaaaaaaaaaaaaaaaaaaaaacttaaaaagggaaaaattcaTAAATTGACTGCATTGCTATGCCATAAGGTGattatgttattttgtcatATGACATGGGCTCAACTAAGAGTACCAAGAGTAAAAGGTTTTTGTGATTTGAATTGGTATGTAACCATAATTTCAGACACCCTTTCTACTTGTCTGACTCTGCCCTGCAATGCGTGCATCAGATTGCTGAAATAAATTCCCCGCTGCTCACTCTGAACTAAGCACCTGATGCTGAGAGAAGACTTTGAAGAGAGAAGACTCTCTGTAGAGAGAGACTCTATTGGTGACCGATGGACACTGACATATCACTAACCTGCTGGTTAACACTTAAAGtcctttttgaaattatttgcacccctgaattttaagtacagaatttaggaCATCTTCAGGAAtcaatgcaaattaaccaattttgtataattaatatattttaataaaatggccaaggttactgaaaaaaagaaaatttaaaaaactacaCTTGCATAATagctaaataaaaacacaaaatgtacctcaTTGACAATTATTGGctcccttcactaatatttggttgttgaacctttggcaacaataacGGCCTCTAAAggtttcttgtagccatctagcCATCTTGTAGCTTCTGCCAGTGTTCAAGCTCTCTTAAGTTTGCCggagtcctttttgcagtggcagatttcagctctctgcaaaggttttcaatgggatttaggtcaggactcattgctggccagtttaaaacagtccatcttttccttttccaccaTTCTTTTGTCATGCTGGATTtctgctttgggtcgttgtcctgctaaATGACCCAAGGTCTTctcctcaaacctagttttctgacactggctaacacatttcgctctaaaatgccttggtaatcttctgatttaataattcctttgatacattcagcgCCTCCAgaaccagaggcagcaaagcagccccacagcataaTAGAACCTCCACCTTGTTTTACTGTcggtagggtgttcttttccttatgggcttcatttcatctcCTGTAAACAAagtgatgcactgcattcccaaagagctctacttctgtttcatctgtccatagaacattatccaagaaagactgtggcttatcgatgaaagtttttgcaaacatcagtcTTGTCTTGACTTTTTGTGCCGGTCTTTAAACAGTGGTGTCCTCATTGACCTTcccccatggagccctacttggtttagtgtgcagcataTGTAACAGGCTGAAACctccactccagattgctccaggtcagcctgaagctctttagatgtcctGCATGGTGTTTGAttcacaatctgcatcaaccttcacagacttctcttattgagtttcttcttggcgccacgtcctggaagcgtcttaacagttttatgactgtgaaacttcgggataacattacaaactgttgaaacgCGGAttttggcgattgccttgtagcttTTCGAATTGCTGTTTTTTGACAAttacatttctgatgctctcagacagctcttttGTCTTCGCcactgtaaaaaagaaagtggaaacaatcatcccctttttatgcaataaaaccCTAactcattggttaattcaggtcatgtgagcactgaaaattaatcacaggaaagtcttatttgtttattttgtttgaggaactaatttaatttcatcaaaagGGTGACAACAACTGTGTCAAGCgtatattttatgtctgtctttttatttcactatatgaaagcatttcttgtcgttgttgttgttgtttaataactttggacatttgattaaatattgtgattatacaaaatatgttaatttgcattaatttatgaagatattctaaattctgtaagAAAAATTATTACTTCAGCCAGGACTGTATTTTGTTACCCTGCAGTTCGTTTGTTTACATCGCCATGTGAAAATCGTTTATAAATAACCAGGCTACTTAATGTCCCAAAGACATTCACAGGATCGAGAGCAtaataatattgtaataattttaattaagtattattataataatatcattaTACTTAAAATGATTAAGTATTagaatttttataaaatgtaatgaaaagaTCAGTCCCCTAAGGGGCGCCAGTGGACGTTTCGCCAAGGGCACCAAAATGTCCAGGAATGGCCCAACCATTTTCCCTTGTCTCTAACTTAAAATCCAGTGACTTGCAACTTTCTTGTGACCTTAGGCAGCAGCAACTCAGCACCACATCAGCAAAAACGTTTTGGGATTTGAAATTCAATGAGCTTTTCAGTCAGTTTGATTATTTACTTCAGCACTGTGGAGTCTCAGGAGAACAATACAGCTGAAGTTTTTTATCTACTTTCATATCTGatcctgacctttgacccccacTTCCCACACTTCAGGCTTGTTAACCCAACGGAGGAGACCCTGGAGGCGGGCCTTAGCAGGGAATTGTTGGAGGAGCTGGGCGTGGCTCTTCCTATATCGGTAGAAGATCATGTGGACTCTTGCCATGCCCCTGCttcatccctctcctcctcctcccgtctTATCACTCACTTCTATGTGAAGAAGATGGAAGAGGAGCAGATTAGGGAGGTGGAGAGAGCAGCTGCATCCACTGCAACAGATCATGGACAggaggtagtgtgtgtgtgtgtgtgtgtttgtgtgtgtgtgtgagtgtgtttgtgtgtttgtgtgatgatgCAAAAACTGGGAGACCACTTGTGGGGTCGACAACTTTGAGGGACCCCAGGTTACGTTAGGGTTAAGGTAAGGGGCTAGAAAATGCATTATATCAATGATGGGTCCCCACGAATtctttaaagaagaaaaagtgtgtgggtgtgtgtgagtgtgtgtgaaggacTGATTGCAGCCATTTACCTCATCTCAtgttctctcccctctctctctctttctctctaggTTCTGGGAATGGTCAGAGTCCCGCTCTACACCACAAAAGGCGGGGGAGGCCTCGCGTCTTTCCTGTCGCACTCGTTCATCGGCAATGCTCGCTCCCAGCTGGTCGGCTCTCTGCTGCGCTTCAACCTGGTCGCACCCAAGGAGGTGCAAAAAGCCCTCACACACTCTCtgaagataaacacacacacctcagaggACCTGAAAGTGGTCTTTTCGCTGACAGAGGCGAAGAGGAAACGCCTTTGAAACATACCTGCACGTGCATCAGAACATCCTCTCAAGCATTCGGTTTGGCCATCTGCAACAATCCTTCGCTCACACACATaatcctacacacacactctctctcataCTGATTCTGAGCTGGTGACTCAAAATTGCCTGCTGTGTGTCAGATTGGGGAAAACATTATCAACTCCTTTACCATCAATGgaaataaaatcattcacaCTGTCAGATTCAagctttttcttccattttactcCTTTGAATCATCAGCATGTTGTTgatttcaaacaataaaatgaaaatactaattaTATAATATGAAATTAATTGGTATTGTAATCCAACCTTCATCTTCATCAAACTGTTTAATATCTTAATGCTATGATGAAAATTACATCTTAAAAAATCCTAGCAGGAATTTTGACACGTATTAGCATCTTACAAGCTACTGACAGTCTAGACAAAGTAACAGACAAGAAAACCAAcacatggcagaaaaaaaagtgaagcaaaGCATGTAAGGCATTGCACAGGAGTGTGCTGCCTTATAAGGTAGTGCATATGCACCCTGAGGTATTCTATAACTGACAGGATCATAGGGGCATGATCAGCAGAAATTTACCCAGTCAGGTAGAATTCTTGGTCTGTCTTTGTGCTGCTCACATTTTTGGTGGTTTCTTTTGTGAAGTTATAGCACAGCGGCGCTGGTGCAATCCAAGGATTAATTACGTCCGTGACATAGTATATAGCCTGCAGGCGAAGATTTGATTCTGTTTAAGTGTACCCTCGGTGCACATAGCACGCCTGCACCAGATGTTAGTAACCTCATTCCCAGACAGTATTGCTCGCAGTGAGCAAGAGCAGAGACACTGTGCTGCCTAATGTCTAAGATACCTACTGTACTGTAAGTGTATTAAGTGAATCtatccattgttttgttttgttttgttttttgcaggtGAATCAACCTGATACGCtgaatgtattgtatgtattaatgtacagtgaagaaaaaaaaggctgagagaatacaacaaaacactgagttTATCCTTGATCCATTAATCATGCTGCAGGTTTACTACAGTGCTTTCAGCGTGATAAATCAACTTCGGTGTTTCATAAATTAGatacaaaatgtacattttcaatcAGCTTTTATTCAGCTttataatacagtacatttcttAAACTTATTGCATTTTACAAGGAGAGGTACATCCGTCAACCATAACTACATACAGATTGACCCGTGCTCGAGCAGGTGTTAATACAATTAGTGATGCAAGTAGAATTCATTTGCAAAGT includes:
- the zgc:103759 gene encoding U8 snoRNA-decapping enzyme, producing the protein MASGQLSRAEALACSGCRHACHVMLYSDTKTQLFGKIPIRHIILMQMRFDGLLGFPGGLVNPTEETLEAGLSRELLEELGVALPISVEDHVDSCHAPASSLSSSSRLITHFYVKKMEEEQIREVERAAASTATDHGQEVLGMVRVPLYTTKGGGGLASFLSHSFIGNARSQLVGSLLRFNLVAPKEVQKALTHSLKINTHTSEDLKVVFSLTEAKRKRL